One Terriglobales bacterium genomic window, GTTCCAGCCGTGGCCCTTTGATCGGATAGCAATTACTTTGCGAGCACTGTCAATGCCCACATTCATTACCTGGCGATCGACCGTCGGCAAGTAGCGAACCCTAGAGCTGGTTTCATAAATAGATTCCGGCTCGAATCAGGCACTTACGCGGCGGGGCCGCCATGGGCGAAGCTCTCGTCATGCGGCTCACCGACCGGCAGTGGGAGCTGATCGAGCATTTTTTCCCGCAACCCAAACGACGACGAGACGGCCGCGGACGCCCTTGGGCCTCCAATCGCGCCTGCGTCGAGGGCATTCTCTGGGTGCTGAAAACCGGCGCTCGCTGGCGCGACCTGCCGCCCTCGTATCCCAGCGGCGTGACGTGCTGGCGGCGGCTGCGGCAGTGGGAAGACGAGGGCATCTGGGTCGAAGCCTGGCAGCAACTGCTGGCGGCGCTGAACCACCACGAACTGCTGCAGTGGGACGAGACCTTCCTCGACGGCAGCTTCGTGGCGGCGAAAAAAGGGGCGACGGAGTGGGCAAAACCAAGCGCGGGAAGGGGACAAAGCTCATGGTACTGGTCGATGGCCAGGGCATTCCTCTGGGAGCGCAACTCACGAGCGCTTCGCCGGCAGAGGTCACGCTGGCGGAGT contains:
- a CDS encoding transposase, with the protein product MGEALVMRLTDRQWELIEHFFPQPKRRRDGRGRPWASNRACVEGILWVLKTGARWRDLPPSYPSGVTCWRRLRQWEDEGIWVEAWQQLLAALNHHELLQWDETFLDGSFVAAKKGATEWAKPSAGRGQSSWYWSMARAFLWERNSRALRRQRSRWRSRRWRR